The genomic window ATCAATTattacactattatgaagacctatgactataacctccatatataaaatataaaaagattcggttatatcgtgtggctgAAGGGACCTCGGAAATCCACTGTCCAAAAACGTCGATGCTCGGACAAGGACATGTACGCTCGGACCCCACCCTCtacacccttcccatgcaacttcaaaagctattgtgtggtagtgattgatagaactaaccttgagctaccccatgatataagcagattagatttttattagCTGGTATTGTAGATAGCCGATTTTTTTCCCAGAGGTGGTAACTTGATCAAACGTCGGACGcaaaaattcattttattttcGACTTTTCATTTATTTGTGATAATTTTGGTATTTTATGACTTTCAGTAAAGTACTACCTGAAAAGGTTTTAAATATAGCAATTTAAACTCAGGTATAGGGCATGGTTATCATATCAAGATTCCGATTGAGGACTCTGAAGCTCTTCCTCCTGTTGATTCCTATGTGTATGTAAAGTGGACAGAAGCTGGAGAGGAACCACCTGGTTGGTACAAGGCGCGAGTTGGTCAGTACTTCCTAGACAGATCGTGTAAAATTGTTTATGATGACAGTGATGATCAAGTTGTTTCTGAAGTTGTTGCTTTACATACAATAGAGTGGAAACCATGTGCTAAAAGAGCAAGGAACTTTGTCTCCCTTGATGGGAAACCTGCTTTTACCAAAGCCAACGGGAAACCATCAGTTAAATTTGCTGACTCAATGGAACACTCACTCAAAGGATATGCTGACGATGTCACTTTGATCTCCTGTGATATCGATGTTCATAAATCAGTTTTACAAACAATTGACCTGAAGGCAGCAGATTTGGACTTGACTTTTAAACCATCTAAATGTATTTCCTTTCTATTTGATGGCTCCAAAGTTGCGCCAATGGGCTTGCCATTATCCAAAGGTACAACTGGACCCATCAGAGAAGGCCAAACCAAATTTTTAGGAAAGTTAATTGATGTctctttgagtgctaccaaGAAAGCTGCAGGCAAGCGTATGATAAGCCATCTTACTGACCTACTTTCTGCATTTGACTCACTCCCCATCCGTGGTGAGTACAAACTGTGGATTTACCATACCTATATTCTCTCACTGACATGGTTTCATTTGTGTGTTGATGCTGTCTCCAGGGGGACCATCTCCAAGTTAGAATCTATTGCCACGCGGTTTCTGAAGAAATGGCTGAATTTTCCCCGGAGTGCTACACGAGTTATTCTGTACTACCCAGGTGTTTGTTGTCCTAGTATTTCTCATGTCTCCAGGGAGGCAAAACTAAGTTTGCTAGCCTGTTTCAGTGCCTCCTCTGACTTGCGGCTCCAGGAACTTAGCCTCCATTTGCGTCTTGGGAATGTTGCTCTACAAATCCAAGACAATGACTATTCCATCCTGTCGATTGCTCAAAAACAATTATCTGCCTTCCCATCAGCTCGGTCGTTATATATTAAGGCTAAGCACCAGTTGTCAGATTCCATCAAAGCTCAATGCAAAGACCATTTACAGTCACTAACTGTTCAGTCAAAGTTTGAGAGTTCCGCTGAACTAGAGAGCTCCTGTAAAACTTGGAACAGGCTACTGAAGGGATTCCACCCCGGTCAATTGTCATTCCTCCTTCGTGCAGCATCTGACACTCTACCCACCGCTGTGAATTTACAGAGATGGTCCATCCTATGTGAAGCGAAGTGTTTGCTTTGCGATTCACGGCGCCCAACAACTGCTCATGTTTTAAGTAGCTGCCCTGCAGCATTAAATCAACAGCGGTATACCTACCATCATGATCAGGTTCTTCGTGTTTTGGCCACTAAACTTTCTGAAGCATTTGCTGACATCCCATTTGTTAAAGTGTTTGCTGATATACCTAATTTCCATGCTGATAATTCTCCACAGTCTACAATTCCGATGAGTCTCCTTATTACATCCTACCGTCCAgacattgttatatataattCCCAGAGTTCTTCCATCACTCTGTTGGAACTAACATGCCCTCTGGACTCCATCCATCACATCCAGTCTGCTCGCAATAGGAAGCAGAGCAAAACTGAGTATCTGCAGCTGTTGGCTGAATTTGATCGCCTAAATATTGCTAACTATTATGACACCATTGAAATCACGGTACTtggtcattttcaagtgtcttcCATCAAGAATTTATCTAGTTTGTTAAACTTTGTTCAAGCTGATATAAGGATTTCGAAGCACATTATTAAGGAATGGTTAGATGctgctgcctctgccagtatctctgcctctcagagaatttttctagcacgaaactgtacagagtggtgcacaaattagacagttttatttttgtaattacagtaattagtcttttttgttgttgtttttgccttgccatgcccacagtgtagtcctctactttttgtgtttgcatgctgtccgaggtttcacatgcctatttgttttgttgtacatcttttcatcacaattgttaatgatgGTTATCTCTTTGTTTTTCGTCAGTTCTAGGTGGAAGAAACCAAGCTACATATAGCTGTAGTATAGTACGTCTACACAAATTAGCTAAATAAGGCCACTCCTCTTACTCATTTTACACTTTTGAAATTATAAAATCAATTTCAGGTAGTGGAGGTCAGCAATAAGCTGCAACAGTGTACAAAACCTCGCTAACGcacatatgactgttctattagagtaggtttATTGGTTGAGTGAATTTCACTTGTTAACTTTCGTGTTGTAAGCTCCTGTATTTTTCTAGAATCTGTTCTGGAACAATTCATGTATGTTGGGTCATGCAAACACGAAAACCTGTACAATTTAAACCAGCGAAATTTGCTCAAtacataaactactctaatagaacagtcatatatgcgGTAGCGAAGCTTCACACACTATTGCAGTTTACTGCTGACCTCCACTACCTGAAATTGACCGAAACAATATCAAAAATGTCAAATCAGTAGAGAAGTGGCCTTATTTAGCTAATTTGTATAGACGTACTATACTACAGCTACACTGTTAATatgaggtgttacaggtgcaccgatcgtaaaggtgttcatgtacacccatggtatttacaacaccctaagGGAGTACTGTAGCACTAGGGGTGTtattgaacaccacaaatgtcacTTTATTCCccataatagctaagccactgtaagggtgtttgcctacaccttggtatattgaaacccacaatcggatgcttatattaaaaattaggttataaatacattttgttaacttctataagagtgacttggaaacaaccaTGTGATGAGTATAAAAGTGTtgcaaaaatataattgtgtacTGCTAATGTGGTTTGTTGTTAATCATTgcgtataaattgaaatcaacatgaaggttaccgGAATGTTATAGCAAGCCTacgtttcttttcaacaaaatgccactatggagagcactagaacacctttaaagtgtactgtgatgcctttatagctattcctagaacacccttagggagtaTTGTAACGCCTTTGTAtcaccttttagttgctcctagagcacccctggggagtactacaactcccttcaaaggagtttaatttacacAGTAGTTAGAACTCCTctaaaggtgattggattacaccctatttttaacagtgtatatatgTAGCTTGTCTTCTTCCACCTAGAATTGACGAAAAACATCCTATACCTGTGTTTAAATTGCTGCATTTAAAACCTTTTAAGCTAGTGCTTTACTGAAAGCCATAAAATACCAAAATTATCACAAATAAATGGAAATTCCGAAAAGAAAATGATTTTTTGCGTCCGACGTTTGATCAAGTAATCACCTCTGGGAAAAACCGGCTatctacaataccagttaataaaattctaatctgcttatatcatggGGTAGCTCAAAGTTAGCTCtatcaatcactaccacacaatagcttttgaagttgcatgggaagggtgtaGAGGGTGGGGTCCGAGCGTACATGTCCTTGTCCGAGCATCGACGTTTTTGGTTAGTAGATTTCcgaggtcactgcagccacacgatataaccaaatccttttataatttatgtatggaggttatagtcataggtcttcataatagtgtaatAATTGATCGAGTCTTGTTGCTCCTCTAGGAAATATTGCGTCCGAAAGTACATGGTGGTCGGAAATACCTGAGCTGCTCTATTTTGTGAGATGCAAataatacttttaaaatttcgtgctccacacaaagaacaggataaaacttgctgcttagctagatattatctagagttaatgtagttaaaaagaaCGCACGGTAATAAGCAAacgattcactgggttcccggcacagggttgcttcctctcaaaaagcagaaaatgaaGCACGAATTTTTGAATTCAAATTGCCCTACCAGCCAaaacaagaaaagccaactcttcctcatagtgatgtgatgaGGTTGGATGCAtggtctgtctatgctgttaatcTGGAAAGGgcctgagacttctcaccatctagGTTAAGAACGTCAAacttttcgtgcgtcatttcaagggattctctcaacgGTACCAAAAAAAAGCAGAAAATGAAACACGAATTTTTGAATTCAAATTGCCCTACCAGCCAaaacaagaaaagccaactcttcctcatagtgatgtgatgaGGTTGGATGCATGGActgtctatgctgttaatcTGGAAAGGgcctgagacttctcaccatctaggtgaagaacgtcaaacttttcgtgcgtcatttcaagggattctctcaacgGTACCAAAGTTCTTttcagtacttctgatgccacactggtcacttaatttaatttagaatgatgataaatgatggttcaaaacgaTTTTGTAccttttcggtttgttttgggatgttttgccgtataatggtgatgtagggtgattaATGAAGGTTTGAACTGCTGTGGAgagtgagaggtgaagtcaaatttggacgattttgctgcctcccttgatgcatagcttagagcaaggcttggaagctgtggatgaaataataatggacaaccgctgctaccaaacgttcagtgACATCATTTGCTATAGTTTTAGTCGATAATTGATTATTGTTGTAGCTGCAGaggcgctggaaatggctagaaagcgcgacacgcTTCTTTGATGCTACAGAAAAAtgtgacgctcgtcacccagatgatgagaagtctcagatcttttccaaactaacagcatggACAGAATATGCACCCAAccatatcgaaacactatgagaaAGAGTtagcttctcttgccctgggtggtagggtattttgaattcgaaactttgtatttctttgtctgttttttaaAAGAAAGCAACTCTCTTCCGAGAACCCAGCAAATCAATCACTTAGTTCTTTGAGTACTTTTCAattacaacaactctggatatgatCTCACTAAGTAGTAAGTTTCATCTGGTCCTTTTTGCGGGGCACGAATAAATTTAGCATCCTGCGAGATattgaaaacaatatttctgtgaagacaacaatcgtgcctccggtttcatggtggatctagcaatgggatacaacactgaacatcccacaatggtagggggattgactTGTAGAAGtcgatttttcggattgcggaccctatccaAGTTGCATGCAACATTTAAATCACTGCGCATGCATCTCTATCATATAAAGCGTTAATATACGTAGTTAATGAAAGAGTGTGTAAATGTGACAGCTTCTTAAGTTTTATTGAATCTATTTTAATTTAGTAACTAGTAATTGCAACGATTTGCTTATTACtgatttattcatttatttctTGAAGCTTTTACAGATACAGTATTCCAACAGATATGTACGTTATCGATGTGATATTGTATGGGCTTAAAAATTACaaattaatatttgtatgtggaaatactttaaaataattatatttcgTCCTGAGTGTAATCTGCAAAAATTTTGTTTGAGTAATTAACGTTATAAATGTGTGTATGATTGTTTTGAAATTTACACATATACAATGCCATATGTGAGCCTCTGAGTAAAAACCGGTCATTTCGGCAAAATTATATTTTGTTTAGCTATTAGCTAAAacgtattgaaataaactgggtaaaagtACGCGTTCTACAAAATAATTTACACACGTTCCAATCGATTTGTTATGTACACAAACAAATAAAGCCTATACACTACAAGATTTTTtccccgggctggatggactgcccttgcctaccacccccagcacaaagaaagcacgtgctggacaactgaataaaaaggaccagattgctgaaagtttaaaagtccctgtgctcatcaatgcggccTATCTCAGGAGAGGCATACAAGATACTCATTTTCATTGAACAAGTTACTCCTGTTCACTGgaagtacaaaaatctttgttttgtgttccAGGTGTTCGTACAGTGTACGATACGTTAGTTATGAGCacttattattatcattattatttgaTTAGCAGAGCCCACCTGTGGCGTaaagctaattttacaagtgcAATTGTATTTGTGACCGTCTAGCAATAACCCGTCTAGTTAGCACAATCAAACTTTTTAATTCACTcaccattatctgcagtgtccaaagAATGGATCACCAAAATTTTAGCCT from Dysidea avara chromosome 2, odDysAvar1.4, whole genome shotgun sequence includes these protein-coding regions:
- the LOC136247972 gene encoding uncharacterized protein; this translates as MDLTDNSIGHGYHIKIPIEDSEALPPVDSYVYVKWTEAGEEPPGWYKARVGQYFLDRSCKIVYDDSDDQVVSEVVALHTIEWKPCAKRARNFVSLDGKPAFTKANGKPSVKFADSMEHSLKGYADDVTLISCDIDVHKSVLQTIDLKAADLDLTFKPSKCISFLFDGSKVAPMGLPLSKGTTGPIREGQTKFLGKLIDVSLSATKKAAGKRMISHLTDLLSAFDSLPIRGEYKLWIYHTYILSLTWFHLCVDAVSRGTISKLESIATRFLKKWLNFPRSATRVILYYPGVCCPSISHVSREAKLSLLACFSASSDLRLQELSLHLRLGNVALQIQDNDYSILSIAQKQLSAFPSARSLYIKAKHQLSDSIKAQCKDHLQSLTVQSKFESSAELESSCKTWNRLLKGFHPGQLSFLLRAASDTLPTAVNLQRWSILCEAKCLLCDSRRPTTAHVLSSCPAALNQQRYTYHHDQVLRVLATKLSEAFADIPFVKVFADIPNFHADNSPQSTIPMSLLITSYRPDIVIYNSQSSSITLLELTCPLDSIHHIQSARNRKQSKTEYLQLLAEFDRLNIANYYDTIEITVLGHFQVSSIKNLSSLLNFVQADIRISKHIIKEWLDAAASASISASQRIFLARNCTEWCTN